From a single Clostridium isatidis genomic region:
- the fliB gene encoding flagellin lysine-N-methylase, which translates to MKIRKPDYFDKFKCIASKCEDTCCAGWGIVIDDKSYKYYLSVEGKFGEELRSKIIREDGENIFQLKGNRCSFLNNDNLCDIYNNLGQEALCHTCKQYPRFSEEFGSLREIGISLSCPEAARIILGQTSKTEFKLSDNEEEVNNYNDINAMLYINLLQCRKIVLDLLQDRNLDIKIRAALSLVFINEIQEQIDKNNINGIKSIKDKYLNKSLINKIINSFAVYERKEDKKYIYIKELFKIFKDELEHITYDPLSLEKGLQYFWQSKEDKEVYLKINTDFNNYYKEENYQFEHILVYFTYKYFLKAVFDYDLIGKMKISIVSTIMIKELCAIRFFENKEFTFKDLVDIAHTYSKDIEHSEENVEKLQELFETNKNFTIDKLLTVLLN; encoded by the coding sequence ATGAAGATACGAAAACCAGATTATTTTGATAAGTTTAAATGTATAGCAAGTAAATGTGAAGATACATGCTGTGCTGGATGGGGAATTGTAATTGATGATAAATCCTATAAGTACTATTTGTCTGTAGAAGGTAAATTTGGAGAAGAATTGAGAAGCAAAATAATAAGGGAAGATGGAGAAAATATCTTCCAATTGAAAGGAAATAGATGTTCATTTTTAAATAATGATAATTTATGTGATATCTATAATAATCTAGGCCAAGAGGCTCTTTGTCACACCTGCAAACAATATCCACGCTTTTCAGAAGAATTTGGAAGTTTACGTGAAATCGGAATATCTTTATCTTGTCCCGAAGCAGCAAGAATAATACTAGGCCAAACTAGTAAAACAGAATTTAAATTAAGTGATAATGAAGAAGAAGTTAATAATTATAATGATATTAATGCAATGCTTTATATTAACTTATTGCAATGCAGAAAAATAGTTTTAGATCTTCTCCAAGATAGAAATTTAGATATAAAGATTAGAGCTGCTTTATCCCTGGTATTTATAAATGAAATTCAAGAACAAATAGATAAAAATAATATTAATGGAATAAAAAGTATTAAAGATAAATATTTAAATAAATCATTAATTAATAAAATAATAAATAGCTTTGCTGTATATGAAAGAAAAGAAGATAAAAAATATATTTATATAAAAGAACTTTTTAAGATTTTCAAAGATGAATTAGAACACATTACTTATGATCCTTTATCCTTAGAAAAGGGATTACAATACTTCTGGCAAAGTAAAGAAGATAAAGAGGTTTATTTAAAAATAAACACTGATTTTAATAATTATTATAAAGAAGAAAATTATCAGTTTGAGCATATTTTAGTTTACTTTACATATAAATACTTTTTAAAAGCAGTTTTTGATTATGATCTTATAGGGAAAATGAAGATTTCCATAGTAAGTACAATTATGATTAAAGAATTATGTGCCATAAGATTTTTTGAAAACAAGGAATTTACCTTTAAAGATTTAGTAGATATAGCTCATACTTATTCTAAAGATATTGAACATTCAGAAGAAAATGTAGAAAAATTACAGGAATTATTTGAAACGAATAAGAATTTTACCATAGATAAATTATTAACCGTACTTTTGAATTAA
- the miaA gene encoding tRNA (adenosine(37)-N6)-dimethylallyltransferase MiaA — protein MKDKLLVLAGPTAVGKTELSIKLAKALNGEIVSTDSMQIYKYMDIGSAKVTEEEMHGIKHHMLDIIEPSQKFTVSDYKELAEKAIEDILSRKKLPILAGGTGLYINSVTCNMDFTEADSDEKYRKELERLAEEKGNEYLHNLLKDIDPISYKEIHYNNRKRVIRALEVYKLTGKPFSSFNVGEEFYNSKYDVKYYVLTMDRAKLYERINKRVDIMMSEGLLEECIKLKNIGYNSSMQSMQGIGYKEIFYFLENKISLEEAVELIKKGTRNYAKRQLTWFRRDPRAIFINKDLFDNDDEILEYILNDFKA, from the coding sequence ATGAAAGATAAATTATTAGTCCTAGCAGGGCCAACAGCTGTTGGTAAAACAGAATTATCTATAAAATTAGCTAAAGCTCTAAATGGAGAAATAGTTTCTACAGATTCAATGCAAATTTATAAATATATGGATATAGGTTCTGCTAAAGTTACAGAAGAGGAAATGCATGGAATAAAACATCATATGCTAGATATTATAGAGCCTTCGCAAAAATTTACTGTCTCTGATTATAAAGAACTAGCGGAAAAAGCTATAGAAGATATTTTATCTAGAAAAAAATTACCTATTTTAGCAGGTGGTACAGGGTTATATATAAATTCTGTAACATGCAATATGGATTTTACAGAAGCTGATAGTGATGAAAAATATAGAAAAGAGTTAGAAAGATTGGCAGAAGAAAAAGGGAATGAGTATCTTCATAATTTGCTTAAAGATATAGATCCAATAAGCTATAAGGAGATACATTATAATAACAGAAAAAGAGTTATCAGAGCATTAGAAGTATATAAGCTGACAGGTAAACCCTTTAGTTCTTTTAACGTAGGAGAAGAATTTTATAATAGTAAATATGATGTAAAATACTATGTGCTGACAATGGATAGGGCAAAATTATACGAAAGAATAAATAAAAGGGTAGATATAATGATGTCAGAAGGATTGCTAGAAGAGTGCATAAAACTTAAAAATATTGGGTATAATTCTTCTATGCAATCAATGCAAGGTATCGGCTACAAAGAGATATTCTACTTTCTAGAAAATAAAATATCATTAGAAGAAGCAGTAGAACTTATTAAAAAAGGAACAAGAAATTATGCTAAAAGGCAATTAACATGGTTTAGAAGAGATCCAAGAGCAATTTTTATAAATAAAGATTTATTTGATAATGATGATGAAATATTAGAATATATTTTAAATGACTTTAAAGCTTAA
- the mutL gene encoding DNA mismatch repair endonuclease MutL: MKRINLLDEHTSNKIAAGEVVERPSSVVKELVENSIDAEAKNITIEIEDGGIVLIRIIDDGIGIHKDDVRKAFLPHATSKIKSVEDIYSINSLGFRGEALASIAAVSKVLLKTKIEGEEFGTVISIDGGEIQYTSEVGTNKGTVIEVRDLFYNVPARLKFLKSSSREGSLINDIVNRIALSHPDISFKLYNNGKKVLHTYGTGDLKDVIRTIYGKKISEELIYFEAMGDDISLYGYIGKEEIARGSRNNQSIFVNGRYIKNKTIVAAVENAFKSFATVNKFPFFVLFIDVYPEFVDVNIHPTKAEIKFKEERGVFKKVFDAVHKSLKDDVFNDFFIPEDEKIKPEIEEEKVEKISFDIDFMEKIKETTSSNPLSYNDIKKEEDLYESLKTLKEEGKLNLKTNINNSKTFNQDIITESAIIKDITNEVIKENNDYKTAENRTPKFPALRVIGQFNKTYILAEYEEVLYMIDQHAAHEKILFEKYLKSIEEGDIIVQKLLVPALIDLTTDDYIYYEENAKVFAKAGFTVENFGGNTIALKEVPYFVGKLDPRNLFINILDNIKALGSGKTTEVKYNKIATMACKAAVKANDSLTTIEMEKLIDDLRYIDDPFHCPHGRPVIIKFTNYELEKKFRRIV; this comes from the coding sequence TTGAAAAGAATAAACTTATTAGATGAACATACCTCTAATAAAATAGCAGCTGGAGAAGTTGTAGAACGTCCTTCTTCAGTTGTAAAGGAATTAGTAGAAAATTCAATAGATGCAGAAGCTAAGAACATCACAATAGAAATAGAAGATGGTGGCATTGTCCTAATAAGAATAATAGATGATGGTATTGGAATTCATAAGGATGATGTTAGAAAGGCTTTTTTACCCCATGCTACTTCAAAAATAAAGAGTGTTGAAGATATATATTCTATCAATTCCCTTGGCTTTAGAGGTGAAGCATTAGCTTCTATAGCCGCAGTTTCAAAAGTACTCCTTAAAACTAAAATAGAAGGAGAGGAATTTGGTACTGTAATTTCTATTGATGGTGGAGAAATACAATATACAAGTGAAGTTGGAACTAATAAGGGTACAGTAATAGAAGTAAGGGATTTGTTTTATAATGTGCCTGCTCGATTAAAATTCTTAAAATCCAGCTCCAGAGAGGGATCCTTAATTAATGATATAGTTAATAGAATAGCCCTATCTCATCCTGATATCTCCTTTAAACTGTATAACAACGGAAAGAAAGTCCTTCATACCTATGGTACTGGAGATTTAAAGGATGTAATTAGAACTATATATGGTAAAAAAATAAGTGAAGAATTAATATACTTTGAAGCTATGGGAGATGATATTTCCCTTTACGGATACATAGGAAAAGAAGAAATTGCAAGAGGCTCAAGAAATAATCAAAGTATTTTTGTTAACGGAAGATATATAAAGAATAAAACAATAGTAGCAGCAGTAGAAAACGCCTTTAAATCCTTTGCTACAGTAAATAAGTTTCCTTTCTTTGTTTTATTTATTGACGTTTACCCTGAGTTTGTAGATGTTAATATACATCCGACAAAGGCAGAAATAAAATTCAAAGAAGAAAGAGGAGTATTTAAAAAGGTCTTTGACGCTGTACATAAATCCCTAAAAGATGATGTGTTTAATGACTTCTTTATCCCTGAAGATGAAAAAATAAAACCTGAAATTGAAGAAGAAAAGGTTGAAAAGATTAGCTTCGATATAGATTTTATGGAAAAAATAAAGGAAACTACTTCTTCAAATCCATTGTCATATAACGATATAAAAAAAGAAGAAGATTTGTATGAAAGCCTAAAAACTTTAAAAGAAGAAGGAAAACTTAATTTAAAGACTAATATAAATAATAGTAAGACTTTTAATCAAGATATTATAACTGAAAGTGCTATAATAAAAGATATTACTAATGAAGTTATAAAAGAAAATAATGATTATAAGACAGCAGAAAATAGAACTCCTAAATTTCCAGCTCTAAGGGTAATTGGTCAATTTAATAAAACCTATATATTAGCTGAATATGAAGAAGTACTTTATATGATAGACCAACATGCAGCTCATGAAAAAATACTTTTTGAAAAATATTTAAAAAGCATAGAAGAGGGGGATATAATAGTACAGAAGCTTCTAGTACCAGCTCTTATAGACTTAACTACTGATGATTATATTTATTATGAAGAAAACGCTAAAGTATTTGCCAAGGCAGGCTTTACAGTTGAAAATTTTGGTGGAAATACAATAGCCTTAAAAGAAGTACCTTATTTTGTAGGTAAGTTAGATCCTAGAAATCTATTTATAAACATATTAGATAATATTAAAGCCTTAGGCAGTGGAAAAACTACCGAAGTAAAATATAATAAAATTGCTACAATGGCTTGTAAGGCAGCAGTAAAAGCAAATGATTCATTAACTACAATAGAAATGGAAAAACTAATAGATGATTTAAGATATATAGATGATCCTTTTCATTGTCCACATGGAAGACCAGTAATTATTAAATTTACTAATTATGAGCTAGAGAAGAAATTTAGAAGAATAGTATAA
- the hfq gene encoding RNA chaperone Hfq codes for MVKQQQQNNLQDIFLNGARKNKIPVTIYLSSGFQLKGLVKGFDSFTVVLETDGKQILVYKHAITTITPANPILFKNKSEE; via the coding sequence ATGGTAAAGCAACAACAACAAAATAATTTACAAGACATTTTCCTAAATGGAGCAAGGAAAAATAAAATACCTGTAACTATTTACTTATCTAGCGGCTTTCAATTAAAAGGGCTAGTTAAAGGTTTTGATAGTTTTACAGTAGTATTAGAAACTGATGGAAAGCAGATTTTAGTTTATAAACACGCTATAACAACAATCACTCCAGCTAATCCAATACTTTTTAAAAATAAATCTGAAGAGTAG
- the mutS gene encoding DNA mismatch repair protein MutS produces the protein MLTPMMRQYLEIKENYKDCILFFRLGDFYEMFFEDAKIASRELELVLTGRDCGLEERAPMCGIPFHAASSYIAKLISKGYKVAIGEQVEDPATAKGIVKRDVIKVITPGTYIENNEDSEYKNTYLMCIVEENGHYAIASSDISTGEFKVTSFKAALSSLLDEITKISPKEIIVDLNIKKELLKEIKSITSALITRRDISKNICSDEELLNQFSEVCVANLNDLSKTVSKVLLKYIYDTQKIALTNINLLEYYDIVNYMTIDGNSRRNLELTENLKEKSKKGSLIWVLDKTATSMGGRAIRKWIEEPLIVKSEIEKRLEGVEELYNNAYFNEDLRDLLKEIYDIERIVGKISNKNVNAKDLISLKCSLEKLPGIKKHLSDATSAILKEWHNDLDELTDIKDLLSKAILDDPSINIKEGNIIKDGFNQEVDSLRTAKLHGKEWIAALENREREFTGIKSLKVGYNKVFGYYIEISKANYDAIPEGRYIRKQTLANAERFITQELKEMEDKILGAEEKLISLEYNLFVEIRDTIEKEIPRLKQSARIIGALDALSTLAVVAVENDYVKPSINEEGIIEIKEGRHPVVEKVIGKGEFVSNDTFLNQKDNRLLLITGPNMAGKSTYMRQVALITLMAQIGSFVPAKSANISICDKIFTRIGASDDLAGGKSTFMVEMWEVSNILKNATSKSLVLLDEVGRGTSTYDGLSIAWSVIEYISKNNKLKCKTLFATHYHELTKLEGVIEGVKNYSVAVSEIDDNIIFLRKIVEGGADQSYGIEVAKLAGLPQEVINRAKEILATLEDSSDNISIDASTIKEVAIDKDKNNNDYFKIEAEEKDEAIKDVDLENTTTNKRYKKKAVNELIDYQIDFTMIEKDNLINSIADIDIMALTPMDAMNKLYKLTLEAKRLK, from the coding sequence ATGTTAACTCCAATGATGAGACAATATCTAGAAATAAAAGAAAATTATAAGGACTGTATACTATTTTTTAGATTGGGTGATTTTTATGAAATGTTCTTTGAAGATGCTAAAATAGCTTCAAGGGAGCTAGAATTAGTTTTAACCGGCAGAGATTGCGGTCTTGAAGAAAGGGCTCCTATGTGTGGTATTCCTTTTCATGCAGCCTCATCCTATATAGCAAAACTTATTAGCAAGGGCTATAAAGTAGCAATTGGAGAACAGGTAGAAGACCCTGCTACTGCAAAGGGAATAGTTAAAAGAGATGTTATTAAGGTTATTACTCCTGGTACATATATAGAAAATAATGAAGATAGTGAATATAAAAATACTTACTTAATGTGTATAGTAGAAGAGAATGGTCATTATGCCATAGCTTCTTCAGATATATCCACTGGTGAATTTAAAGTTACAAGCTTTAAAGCTGCTTTATCAAGCTTATTAGATGAAATAACTAAAATTTCACCTAAGGAAATCATTGTAGACTTAAATATAAAGAAAGAACTATTAAAGGAAATAAAATCTATAACTTCAGCCTTAATTACAAGGAGAGATATTTCTAAAAATATATGCAGTGATGAAGAACTCCTAAATCAATTTTCAGAAGTATGTGTTGCTAATTTAAATGATTTATCAAAAACTGTATCTAAGGTTTTACTAAAATATATATATGATACTCAAAAGATAGCCTTAACTAATATTAATCTTTTAGAGTATTACGATATAGTTAACTATATGACTATAGATGGTAACTCAAGAAGAAATTTAGAGCTTACGGAAAATCTTAAGGAAAAATCTAAAAAAGGCAGCTTGATTTGGGTATTAGATAAAACTGCTACTTCTATGGGCGGAAGGGCAATAAGAAAATGGATAGAAGAACCTCTAATAGTAAAGTCTGAAATAGAAAAAAGACTAGAAGGAGTGGAAGAACTATATAACAATGCCTACTTTAATGAAGACTTAAGAGATTTACTTAAGGAAATTTATGATATAGAAAGAATAGTAGGTAAAATATCAAATAAGAATGTAAATGCTAAAGATTTAATTTCCTTAAAATGCTCTTTAGAGAAACTTCCAGGTATTAAAAAGCATTTATCGGATGCAACTTCGGCTATCTTAAAAGAATGGCATAATGATTTAGATGAATTAACAGATATTAAAGATCTTTTATCTAAAGCCATATTAGATGATCCATCTATTAATATAAAAGAAGGTAACATTATAAAAGATGGTTTCAACCAAGAAGTTGATAGCCTAAGAACTGCTAAACTTCATGGTAAGGAATGGATAGCTGCTCTAGAAAATAGAGAAAGAGAATTTACAGGCATCAAATCCTTAAAGGTTGGTTACAATAAAGTATTTGGTTACTATATAGAAATATCTAAAGCAAATTATGATGCCATTCCAGAAGGAAGATATATAAGAAAGCAAACATTGGCTAATGCAGAAAGATTTATAACTCAAGAATTAAAAGAAATGGAAGATAAGATACTAGGTGCTGAAGAAAAACTTATTAGTTTAGAATATAACTTATTTGTAGAAATTAGAGATACAATTGAAAAAGAAATTCCAAGACTTAAACAAAGTGCTAGAATTATCGGTGCCCTAGATGCATTATCTACTCTGGCAGTTGTTGCTGTAGAAAATGATTATGTTAAACCTAGTATAAATGAAGAAGGTATTATAGAAATAAAAGAAGGAAGACATCCAGTAGTAGAAAAAGTTATTGGTAAAGGTGAATTTGTATCTAATGATACTTTTTTAAATCAAAAGGATAACAGATTGCTCTTGATAACCGGTCCAAATATGGCTGGTAAATCTACCTATATGAGGCAGGTAGCCCTTATAACCCTTATGGCACAAATAGGCTCCTTTGTACCAGCAAAATCTGCTAATATTTCTATTTGCGATAAGATATTTACAAGAATAGGGGCTTCAGATGATTTGGCAGGCGGAAAATCTACCTTCATGGTTGAAATGTGGGAAGTATCTAATATCCTTAAAAATGCAACTTCAAAAAGTTTAGTATTGTTAGACGAGGTAGGAAGAGGAACCTCTACTTATGACGGATTAAGTATAGCTTGGTCAGTAATAGAATATATATCCAAAAACAATAAGCTAAAATGCAAAACTCTATTTGCAACCCACTATCATGAATTAACAAAACTTGAAGGAGTTATTGAAGGAGTTAAAAACTACTCTGTTGCTGTTAGCGAAATTGATGATAATATTATCTTCCTAAGAAAAATAGTAGAAGGTGGAGCAGATCAATCTTATGGAATTGAAGTTGCAAAACTTGCAGGTCTTCCACAGGAAGTTATTAATAGGGCAAAGGAAATACTTGCTACCCTAGAAGATTCTTCAGATAATATTTCAATAGATGCATCTACTATTAAGGAAGTGGCAATAGATAAAGATAAAAATAATAATGATTATTTTAAAATTGAAGCAGAAGAAAAAGATGAAGCTATAAAAGATGTAGATTTAGAAAATACTACTACAAACAAGAGGTATAAGAAAAAAGCTGTAAATGAGCTTATTGATTATCAAATAGACTTTACAATGATAGAAAAAGATAATTTAATTAATTCAATTGCAGATATAGATATTATGGCCTTAACTCCTATGGATGCAATGAATAAGTTATATAAATTAACCTTAGAAGCTAAAAGGTTAAAATAG
- a CDS encoding 2-dehydropantoate 2-reductase, protein MKIAIAGAGAMGSRFGIMLHKAGNDVILIDTWTDHVNAIKKFGLKANFNGEDIVEKIPIFFPEEVQDYKDSIDVVILFTKAMQLESILKSIKPILKKDTKVLCLLNGLGHEDTIEKYIDKKNILLGNTIWTASIIGPGEVKLFGDGELDLQNVHPAGKEVALEIVKILKDAGLNGNYRENVKYSIWRKACLNGAINGICTILDTNIMSFGATKVSSQIITTIINEFAAVAKVENIILDVEEIKKLIISTYDPNKIGSHYPSMHQDLIQNKRLTEIDYINGAVFRKGKKYNIPTPYCQLITELVHAKEEILGAK, encoded by the coding sequence ATGAAAATTGCAATTGCAGGAGCAGGAGCTATGGGAAGTAGATTTGGAATAATGCTTCACAAAGCTGGAAATGATGTAATACTAATTGATACCTGGACAGATCATGTAAATGCTATTAAAAAATTCGGATTAAAAGCTAATTTTAATGGTGAAGATATTGTAGAAAAAATTCCAATTTTCTTTCCTGAGGAAGTTCAAGATTATAAGGACAGTATAGATGTTGTAATACTTTTTACAAAAGCGATGCAATTAGAAAGTATTTTAAAGTCAATAAAACCTATATTAAAAAAAGACACTAAAGTTCTATGCTTATTAAATGGATTAGGCCATGAAGATACTATTGAAAAATACATTGATAAGAAAAATATATTACTAGGTAATACAATTTGGACAGCCTCAATAATTGGACCTGGTGAAGTGAAACTTTTTGGTGATGGCGAATTAGACCTTCAAAATGTGCATCCTGCCGGAAAAGAAGTTGCTCTAGAAATAGTAAAAATTCTTAAAGATGCAGGCTTAAATGGTAATTATAGAGAAAATGTAAAATATTCTATATGGAGAAAGGCTTGTTTAAATGGTGCTATTAATGGAATATGTACTATTTTAGATACTAATATTATGAGCTTTGGTGCAACAAAGGTAAGTAGCCAAATTATAACTACAATCATAAATGAATTTGCTGCAGTTGCAAAAGTAGAAAACATTATTCTTGATGTTGAAGAAATAAAAAAACTAATAATATCTACCTATGATCCAAATAAAATAGGAAGCCATTATCCATCGATGCATCAAGATCTAATTCAAAATAAACGTCTTACCGAAATTGATTATATAAATGGTGCAGTGTTCCGAAAGGGGAAAAAATATAATATTCCAACCCCTTATTGCCAATTAATCACAGAACTAGTTCATGCAAAAGAAGAAATTTTAGGAGCAAAATAA
- a CDS encoding endonuclease MutS2: MDKLTLENLDYYKLKELIKSYCVSGLGKNLIDKIEPIFNLKVVKQRLKETTEGRNLLNASYHLPLEGIFNVIPLIDKIEKGLILEPEELYSISNFLRGSRKVKIFLKDKEAYAETLCEYGKNITELYCLEEEINISIRGNCVDTNASKELKRIRRHIEICEGKIKEKLEKFLKNSANKEYIQDNFISQRNGKYTIPIKASYKNNVSGVIIETSANRKTVFIEPASVSKYTAELAILKAEEAVEEYRILSTLTDMIYQRLKEIKINIDVIAQYDMIWAKAKYSNEINGIEPKINIHGYTKIVEGKYPLITYAVPLNFEIGKNYRTLIITGPNAGGKTVVLKNVGLLTLAVQSGFHIPAKEGTEISLFENIFVDIGDNQSIENALSTFSSHVSNLARIIKNSNKSTLLLFDEIGSGTEPGEGAALAIAILEELYLKGCITVATTHYGEIKEFSMKHPDFENAAMEFEKDSLAPLYKLSIGKSGKSNALYISRKMGIPESILDKAKKYMSNKEYNYSLIKESKKIKEKINEGKIPIYEFKKGDKVKLLDKNDFALVYNGINEYNNLIVLYKGEYLTVNIKRVELDLKAEDLYPEGYNLDELFISYKERKLEKDIQRGSKKALRKIKKELIK, from the coding sequence ATGGATAAGTTGACATTAGAAAATTTAGATTATTATAAATTAAAAGAATTAATAAAAAGTTATTGTGTAAGTGGTCTTGGAAAAAATCTAATAGATAAAATAGAACCTATATTTAACTTAAAAGTAGTTAAACAAAGATTAAAAGAAACAACAGAAGGGAGAAACTTATTAAATGCCTCCTATCATTTACCTTTAGAAGGAATTTTTAATGTGATTCCTTTAATAGATAAAATTGAAAAAGGTCTTATATTAGAACCTGAAGAGCTTTATAGTATTTCAAACTTTTTAAGAGGAAGCCGAAAAGTTAAAATTTTTTTAAAAGATAAGGAAGCTTATGCTGAAACCCTTTGTGAATATGGAAAGAATATAACTGAACTATATTGTCTTGAAGAAGAAATAAATATATCTATAAGAGGCAATTGTGTAGATACTAATGCTAGCAAAGAACTTAAAAGAATAAGAAGGCATATAGAAATATGTGAAGGCAAAATTAAAGAAAAGTTAGAAAAATTTTTAAAAAATTCTGCTAATAAAGAGTATATCCAGGATAATTTTATAAGTCAAAGAAATGGTAAATATACTATTCCAATAAAAGCTTCTTATAAAAACAATGTAAGCGGAGTAATAATTGAAACTTCAGCTAATAGAAAAACTGTCTTTATTGAACCAGCATCTGTAAGTAAGTATACAGCAGAACTTGCTATATTAAAAGCTGAAGAAGCAGTAGAAGAATATAGAATTTTATCAACTCTTACAGATATGATATATCAAAGATTAAAAGAGATAAAAATAAATATAGATGTTATTGCACAGTATGATATGATTTGGGCCAAAGCAAAATACAGTAATGAAATAAATGGAATTGAACCTAAAATAAATATTCATGGTTATACAAAGATAGTAGAAGGTAAATATCCTTTAATAACTTATGCAGTACCTCTAAATTTTGAAATAGGAAAAAATTATAGAACTTTAATAATAACAGGCCCAAATGCTGGTGGAAAAACTGTCGTATTAAAAAATGTGGGATTATTAACTTTAGCAGTACAATCAGGTTTTCATATACCTGCTAAAGAAGGAACAGAAATATCTCTATTCGAAAATATATTTGTAGATATAGGAGATAACCAAAGTATTGAAAATGCTCTAAGTACCTTTTCATCTCATGTAAGTAATTTAGCAAGAATAATTAAAAACTCAAATAAATCAACCCTTCTTCTTTTTGACGAAATAGGAAGTGGTACAGAACCTGGTGAAGGAGCTGCTTTAGCTATAGCAATTCTAGAAGAACTATATTTAAAAGGATGTATAACAGTAGCCACAACTCATTATGGAGAAATAAAAGAATTTTCTATGAAACATCCTGATTTTGAAAATGCTGCTATGGAATTTGAAAAAGATAGCTTAGCTCCACTTTATAAGCTATCCATAGGAAAGAGTGGAAAAAGCAACGCCTTATATATATCAAGGAAAATGGGCATTCCTGAATCAATTCTAGATAAAGCAAAAAAATATATGTCTAATAAAGAATACAACTACTCATTAATAAAAGAAAGTAAGAAGATTAAGGAAAAGATTAATGAAGGAAAAATACCTATATATGAATTTAAGAAAGGAGATAAAGTAAAATTACTAGACAAAAATGACTTTGCTTTAGTTTATAATGGAATTAATGAATATAATAATTTAATTGTTTTATATAAGGGAGAATATCTAACTGTAAATATAAAAAGAGTTGAACTTGACTTAAAAGCAGAAGACTTATATCCAGAAGGATATAACTTAGATGAGTTATTTATAAGTTACAAGGAAAGAAAACTAGAAAAAGATATTCAAAGAGGTTCAAAAAAAGCTCTTAGGAAAATAAAAAAAGAGCTTATTAAATAA